caactaaaaataaaaatgtgctaaaaatgtactcacccagtatgtatgagtttgtttcttcaccgtaaaacacatttggagaaatttagcattgtgaagtgaaaagatggATGTTTGTAAGAAAgtaaatccatcaagatgttttaactttcCGATTCTGGTTAAATTGTGTGTCCTCATCCATAATTTTGATTTCTGCAGTGGAAAagttgtctcgtctgaatcaggaaaaaaatatacacaaGCAAACACTGTTTTCTTGACCATTTACTCACCACCATGTCATCTaagatgtttgtgtatttttttttttttcagtcaaaaagAAAATTGAGGATTGTAAGGAAAGCATTCCGGGATTTTTCTCTATATAGTGGTCTTCAACGGGACCCAacgggttgaaggtccaaactatagtttcaatgcagcttcaaagggctctatgTGATCCCAGACGACAAATAAGTGTCTTATCTAGTGAAACCAtctgccaatttaaaaaaaaaaaagttgatactTTTTAACAACAAATGCTTGTCTTGCATTAGCTCTGCAATGTGAGAATTCACACATTACATAATCACATTGTAAAGGTCATGCGTTAATAGCTCATGGTCAAAAACTCCATTtaattttctcctccaacttcaaaatcatctgaCATTGTTGTTTTACCTTTTTAGTAAATGAGTTCGACTTTCTTTGCACGTTCGCTCTGTGTGTGATTACCCAATTCGTCAGGTTGAGCTAGTCTAAAATGAGCATTTGTGGTTCAAaagtatgtatatttttttacctttaaaaaaatgactaatcatttcgctagataagacccttattccttggCTGGAATTGTGTAGAGGCCTTTGCAGCTGCAATAAAACTTCAATTTGAACTTTCAACCCCTGGCTCCCATTGAattccactatatggagaaaaatcctggaatgctTTCCTTGAAATATCTTTTCgactaaagaaaaaaacacataaacattttgaatgacatggtgtgagtaaattttcaggaAATTATTGTTTCTGGAATTCAATGAGTTAAGCAGTTTAGATCTATTTTAATATGAAGACAGGATAGGACCCATGAGATTTCTGTGGGAAAGAAGGACTGGTCCTGGGAAAAGTCCAGTGCAGTTTCCAAAAACATGAAAAGATATAAACCACAAGAACAACGGTTTAGTCCTACTGTTTTCCAACCATAAAAAATAGGCTTAAGTACAAATAGGGCAACAGATGATTTTTAGATATGATTTTTAAACTGTATATGTGCATAATTAGATAGGAATGCTCACTGACTAGTTATCTCTCAATATACTGctctcacatcacatcacatcctgATATGATTCATTCTTACAAGTTCATGTCCTAATTTAGTATGCAGAAATTTGTGTTTTACGCACTATGGCTTTCAAACAGTCAGATAATTGGACTGGCCCAGGCCGAACACCATTCaacttaaatgtattattgtttttttctgtttagttaGGGAGGGTTTTGGTCTTGACTAATCACTGTGGTTGAATGGAGGAGTGTGTGTACCGGAAAAGGACTCATAGTGATACTGTAAGATGTACGatctctgacacacacaaacacaggaacaCAGACTGGGAAAGCCATTTTTCCATTGAAGGTCTTATCGTAAGGCTGAGGGGGCTGCTCTGTTATATAGATCATTATGACTCATACAGTAGcccttcattttctttcttttgttttgtccATCAGTTCTGAACAGCCAAAGGGAGGATGctgatgtttttttctcattttgtcttactttattttgttctcttttctctACAGTGTGAGATTGCATAGATGGATCAACATGTATCAACACAATCCAGGTAAGatagtattaataatagtaattcatTCATGTTGCTGTAATTTTTTGAGAGTGTATAAGTATTACAGACCATAGTACTTTGTAAAGGTTATGAGATTGCCTCGCACGGAGGCTTCACAGTGTTTTGAGTATTTACACatgaaaatattgtttaaacATCAAATTATGGTGCAGAGCCTGGGAGAGATTCCTAATTATAAGATAGTAATGAGGGTGAATGTAGAGCGTCGTAATGTAAGATTGCACAGAATTACAAACCCAACAGTTAAAAGAGCTTAGGAAAGTTTGGTAATAGATACTTTCTACATATACAGTATGATACAAAGTAAGGCTTTAAATTCTTACATTTAGACaattaaactacattttatacaATCTATTTAATTTTTCTATTGATTTTAAGGCCATTTTTGCaacattacagtaatattatatctaaaacaaacaaaacaaaataagtagaactttaaaatgtaataataaagacaaaaattatatatatatatatatatatatatatatatatatatatatatatatatatattccgattccaaaaaagttgggacactgtacaaattgtgaataaaaagagAATGCAATGATGTGCAAGTTTCAAAGTTCAataatttattcagaatacaacacagatgacatcaaatgtttaaactgagaacatgtagaattttaagggaaaaataaattgattttaaatttcatggcatcaacacatctcaaaaaagtctcaaggccatgtttaccactgtgttgtatcctctcttctttttattacagtctgcaaacgtctggggactgaggagacaagttgctcaagtttaggaataggaatgttgtcccattcttgtctaatacaggcttctagttgctcaactgtcttaggtcttctttgtcgcatcttcttctttatgatgcgccaaatgttttctatgggtgaaagatctggactgcaggctggccatttcagtacccagatccttcttctacgcagccacgatgttgtaattgatgtagTATGTGCtctggcattgtcatgatgtaaaatgcaaggtcttccctgaaagagacgacgtctggatgggagcatatgttgttatagaacttggatatacctttcagcattgatggtgcctttccagatgtgtaagttcccatgccacacacactcatgcaaccccatacaatcagagatgcaggcttctgaactgagcgctcataacaacttgggttgtccttgtcctctttattCCGGATGACATCGcttcccagttttccaaaaagaacttcaaattttgattcgtctgaccttaacagttttccactttgccacagtccattttaaatgagccttggcccagagaaaacgcctgcgcttctggatcatgtttagatatggcttttttgacctatagagatTTAGCCAgcaacagcgaatggcacggtggtTTGTGTaaaccgacaatgttttctggaagtattcctgagcccatgttgtgatttccatcacagtagcattcctgtatgtgatgcagagctgtctaagggcccgaagatcacggtcatccagtatggttttccggccttgacccttaagcacagagattgttccagattctctgaatctttggatgatattatgcactgcagatgatgataacctcaaactctttgcaatttttctctgagaaattcctttctgatattgctctaCTATTTTCGCCACAGTATAGGGGGAATTGgcgatcctctgcccatcttgacttctgagagacactgccactctaagaggctctttttatacccaatcatgtttgCCATGTTGACCtcataagttgcaaattggtcctccagctgttccttatatgtacatttatcttTTCTGGCCACTTACTGCTAACTGTCCCAAcgtttttggaatgtgtagctctcatggaatccaaaatgagccaatatttgacatgacatttcaaaaatgtCTCACttgaaacatttgatatgttatctatattctattgtaaataaaatctaagtttataagatttgtaaattattccattccttttttattcacaatttgtacagtgtcccaacttttttggaatcgggtttgtgaCCCCTTTCAAAAGTAGCtttttaatactgtgtgtggCTACCTGAATGATCCAcgacagttttttgtttttgtgatggttgttcatgagtcccttgtttgttctgaacagtttaaGCCCCGTTTACATTAGTGCGTATTCGTTTTAAAACGCACAACCTTTGCTACAGTTAAGCCTATCGTTTACATTACTCAGGTGTTTTCGACCCTCGAAAACTGAGACTTTTAAAAATGCTGCACACCccgttttagtttgaaaactctggggttgcatttcagtgtaaacggaccaAAACGGAGATTTTTGAAAGCGATGGTGTGACTgagcactgttcttcagaaaaatcctacAAGTCctacagattcttcagttttccaacacctttttcatatttgtaccctttccagcagtgactgtatgattttgagatccatccacactgaggacaattgagggactcaaacacaacagTTCAAATATTCCCTGATGTTCCTGAAGGAAATATgatgcattaagagccagggggtaaacatttttgaacaggatgattttcttattttgtaGATTTAGTACTATCCTTCAgaattcaaaaagttttcttcCCCCTGGGTTATAATATAGAATAGTTATCAGTTCAGCATATTATGTCACAATGATGACATTGTTTTATGAATGTTGCCTTATGGTTTGATACAGATACGGTAAAGAAGGTCAAACATCTCAGGTTGAAGAGGGCAAGAATCacaattttaaggaaaaaatatattttatgttttttaaatgaccaatTTTTACCTATATTTGTTGTAAGTGCCACCAGTCTGATTCCTCATTTACACTAAAACAGGAGCCTGTCTTCGTCTAAGTGAGACTACATTCCATTACACCCACGTGAATGACTGGCCCTGAGTGCTGTCTACCTCCAGCCCAGACTACTGCTGAAAATCTCAAGCTTTCTGTCCAACCATCCAGCCACACTGATTCTCTGTTGTTTGTGTTCCAGACTcctttgttttataaaaaaaaatattcatcttCTTGGGATGAAAGTCACAAACAAGCCAATATGTCCTGGCAATTTGGCAATAATTTACTGGTAAACTTTCCCTGATGCCTAGAAGTGGTTTTACGAGGGGGAGACAGAATGGGAGAATGTAAGGGGTAGGATGGCATTCTATAATTAATTCTTTACGAAAGGTTATAATTTCTATTATGATCGTCTCAACTGCAATCGTCAATCATCTTGTCAGTGAATAATAACGTATATGTTGgatcagaatgtttttttgtctGATCTAGTGTGACAGTTTGATGAGGAGAAATTAAACTTTAGGTTGTTACAATGTCTGTGGTTGCACTTTAAGCTATAGCATTATTCTGCTGTTTGGAATTTTCCAGCCTGTCTGTAAAAATAGTTTTCTCTGACACGAGGTTATGGTACAGCCTAAATGTAGGGAGAAATCCCAATATAATTACACTCTTTAAAACATCATCATTATATGCTACAGTTCAGCGCTTCTCTTtatagggatttaaaaaaaatgaaggtgGGTACAGACCGGTTTTAACTTGCGGTCTCTCCCTCTTTCACTTTCTTTCAGTACCACACAATAAGTGACCCAGAGAGCATCTGTGGAAGAAATGGTTACAACTTTCCTCAATGAAAGGCAAGCCACTACTGAGGAGATGGCTTTAGTAAGCAATGCACTGGCTGCTTACTCCTTCATAGCAGGTAAAACAGGTTTGGTTTACTTCTATACGCTAACAGCCCCAAAACTATACTCTGTACTAAAGTGGGGCGattaactgatttttattttcaacaaaagATAATCCTTTGAAAAATCATAATATAACAGCACCACATTCCTTTTAGTGATGATGATTCTGCGGTTTTTCTTTTACATTGGCACTCCTTGCTTTACatggcaaattaaaaaaatattttatgtaatattttagatgttttttatatatataatctagaccttttatatatatatatatatatatatatattttttttttttttttttattgctcagTGGTGTTTCCTGAAAACTACTAATAATtgattatatatacacaaatatgtattaaaaaaaagtttgatcaaGGACTAAGGAACAAACTTTTGATGCACTGtattttcatgtattattttttatttaatatatgtatgtgtgtataaccTCACtttctactttattttttttttaaaagttttttactcttaatatataatatttaaagtacAAGAAAATCCACTGTGAAGAAGAGGGTAAATAAATGTTCGAAACACATCTCTTTGTTAAGGACAACACATTTTGTGTTACTTTTAACTCATCCACTCCTTTTCTGttccactttatattgtgtccctaatacctgtgtacttacgaAGTAACTACATGTGTACGTTGTAAGTAaccacagtataaatatatatttagtacatAGTTTCTAGAGCTGTAAAATTTCTgtaactacacacatgtaacaaccctctgaatggtttgtgtaagtacaaatgtgtaacaggacatatATATCTACATCttgtaacaacaatatgtatAAGTGTAATTGGAACCATTTGATCCAGGGGGAGGAGATGGGTAAGTTTAGGGatatgtaaagtgggaggagttggatctcTTGTTGGTGCACCACTGTAATACAAGTGTACTTACATTGTAACTCGTCAGGAACTGTCCActtaatgtaaagtgtaaaattCTGGACACCAACCACAATTTATATGCAATGCCTAACTGGCTGCTGCTGTGTAACATCAGAGCAATTACatgataaatcaaatataaagtgtaccaaaaagtgttgtttccaatgtcctgttacacatttgtacttacacataccattAAGTGGGTTGTTACAAATAAGTAGTTGCACAAACattacagctgtagatactatgtaccaatgtgtacttacactgtggttacatattacatacacatctagttactatgtaagtacatagGTATTAGGgacaatataaagtgggaccatggGTTAATTAacagattcttttttttaaaatggctcCGTAACAAGTTTGTAGATTGGAAAGAAGGAGGCTGGAACCGGTGAACATTTAaacataactttaataataaaataaacgcaAAACTTAAAATAGTGCAACAGTCCCTCACAGACGACTGCTGCGCACAGACAGaaccaaaacaacataaaatccaggcctggtcctctctcctccttcactgtcattactcctccttttatccttctggagctccttagtgggactcgagaccgagtggcgcaggtgtcactcattatCATTCACTCAGCACCAGGGGGTATGGACAGAAGaggtgagagaaaaggagatggaaggatgaggagagacgagagaggaagagaggggaaaaaaatattgttctgGTTCCCATACACACTGCCGCTCAGCCCTACACAGCCGGGTAAAATCTTCAACGATGCCTGGTGGTGCTGGATAGCCCTCGGTGGACAGTGACGGCTCCTCTGGGTTTGGGGCAGCTGACAGCAGTCCttcgttccctgctcctccccatcaAGGAAGTGAACGGCCTCAGGTGAACGGTTgtgactcctccgctccctcacagATGGCAGCCATCCCTCAACAACCTAGGCGGCCAGGAGCGAGTTCGTCCTTCCCTTCGGCAACTCACTCCTGCCCACCTCCTCAAGTGTCCATGGCAGCAGCCTGCTCCGTCATACTCTGTGCAGATTCACCACTGCGGCGAGGGATCTCTGACAGTGTGTCCCTCCTTCTTCCCGGGTTTTGGCATCAATGTAACAAAGTATGGAAATCGGGAAGAAGGGGGCTGGAAccaacaaacatttaaacataatttaataaccAAGTGAACAACACAAAACTGAAAATAGTGCGACAGTCATCACAAACGCCACGCAGAATCCCTtttctgtgggactcgagacttgAGTGATGCAGGCGTTGCTCATTATCATTTagtccaccggcctcgctccgctCCCATGGCTCTCGGGCCAGCCCCATTTATCACAGGCtcacttgaaataaaaaataaaaaaaagaatatgaattTCATCCTTTAAATGTTTCAATCATTTAAATCTCCTTTAATATCAGAATAGATATGCCACATGAATGCCTCCATATATAGGCTATGTAGGCTACACACACAGCTAGTCTATAAATTCTTCATTTAGAAATCAAAAAGATTACACAAGAAGAGGTGTGTGCAAGTTATTAGGCtataaaaatatgattacaaACCAGGCCAACTTTGTATTCTATAATACACCGTAACAGTGGTCCAATGAAAACTGTTACTAACCTTCTGAACTGTTTCTGCAGATCACCCGGAACGGGCGGCACTGTATTttgtgtgtggagtgtgtttgGGACTGGTTCTTACCCTCATCGCGTTAGTGGTGCAGATCTCCTGTCGAACCGACTGCAAAACGCAACAAGCGCCCAAGAAAACAGGCAAAACTGCGGAGAGCACCAGCGACACGAGCGACAGTGACTCGGACTGGGACAATAGCTCCGACCTGTCGGCACGCCGCCACCGGCGCTTTGAACGGACGCTCGGTAACGTGTTCACCTCCGCGGAGGAGCTGGAGCGCGCACAGCGATTAGAGGAACGTGAGCGGATTATCCGGGAGATCTGGATGAACGGACAGCCGGACATGCCAGCCACACGCAGCCTCAACCGCTACTATTAAAGTCTCTGAAAGCAAAGAGACGGAAGGTTTGAGGAAATATTATACAA
This region of Carassius auratus strain Wakin chromosome 17, ASM336829v1, whole genome shotgun sequence genomic DNA includes:
- the eva1ab gene encoding protein eva-1 homolog A, with the translated sequence MVTTFLNERQATTEEMALVSNALAAYSFIADHPERAALYFVCGVCLGLVLTLIALVVQISCRTDCKTQQAPKKTGKTAESTSDTSDSDSDWDNSSDLSARRHRRFERTLGNVFTSAEELERAQRLEERERIIREIWMNGQPDMPATRSLNRYY